From the Paenibacillus sp. FSL H8-0548 genome, one window contains:
- a CDS encoding M81 family metallopeptidase, protein MKKLKIAVAGIFHETNTFAPELTRVNDFISEWTSGLQAFNSRYAGTRTSMGGIIEAALIHDTLLLPGVYTAATPSGLVQAATAETLLQSLVESVDTEADGLVLIMHGAMVSEQYADFEGECLRRLRQRLGKNLPIAMTLDLHANISKEMVAYSNLIVGYDTYPHIDAFERSFEAFELLVRRIRGEIHPIQSYVHTGMLVVPQGMMTESGKMQELMELAFKLEQHDSILNITIAGGFPYSDVPDAGMAFVVTANEVHQEADRCIFILKEWAIANKEAFNQSYSRPADAVIAAWQEPEGPVILAEGSDNVGGGAPADGTHTLLQLINPPQKALVVICDPEAVHTIFLKGVGQTLSIHVGGKTDSLHGDPVLVFGKVRLLSDGHYRHIGSYMTGQLADMGRTAVLECGLLTLILTEKRTAPWDLGHIRSVGLWPEDYKVIVAKSAIAWQAAFGPYAKAVIHIDSPGCCSANLGHFDYHHVSRPVYPLDAEPMPRYFSNHNR, encoded by the coding sequence TTGAAGAAGCTAAAGATTGCTGTAGCAGGAATTTTTCATGAAACAAACACGTTCGCTCCGGAATTAACGAGGGTAAATGATTTCATCAGTGAGTGGACGAGCGGCCTCCAAGCCTTCAACTCACGGTATGCGGGAACCAGAACGTCAATGGGAGGTATTATCGAAGCAGCACTCATTCATGATACGCTCTTGCTTCCTGGCGTGTACACGGCAGCGACCCCTAGCGGTCTTGTTCAAGCAGCAACTGCCGAAACTCTGCTTCAGTCCCTCGTTGAATCTGTTGATACGGAAGCAGACGGCCTTGTTCTCATTATGCACGGCGCAATGGTGTCTGAGCAGTATGCGGATTTTGAGGGTGAATGTCTACGTCGTCTAAGGCAACGGCTTGGGAAAAATCTCCCCATTGCGATGACCTTAGATCTACATGCGAATATTAGCAAAGAGATGGTGGCTTATTCAAATTTGATCGTAGGTTATGATACATATCCTCATATTGATGCCTTTGAGCGCTCATTTGAGGCCTTTGAATTGTTAGTTCGTCGAATTCGCGGTGAAATTCACCCTATTCAGAGCTATGTTCATACTGGGATGCTCGTTGTTCCACAGGGGATGATGACGGAATCCGGTAAAATGCAGGAACTGATGGAACTAGCATTCAAGCTTGAACAACACGATTCCATCCTTAATATAACCATTGCAGGCGGTTTTCCATATAGTGATGTTCCAGACGCAGGAATGGCATTCGTCGTAACTGCAAACGAAGTTCACCAAGAAGCGGACAGATGTATCTTTATATTGAAGGAATGGGCGATCGCTAATAAAGAAGCATTCAATCAAAGCTATAGCCGTCCCGCTGATGCTGTTATAGCCGCATGGCAGGAGCCCGAAGGTCCTGTCATTCTAGCAGAAGGCTCGGATAATGTGGGCGGAGGCGCACCTGCGGACGGTACTCATACTTTACTTCAATTAATTAATCCTCCACAAAAGGCGCTAGTCGTCATTTGTGATCCCGAAGCGGTTCACACGATTTTTCTTAAAGGTGTCGGTCAAACACTATCTATTCATGTTGGAGGTAAAACAGACTCCTTGCATGGAGATCCCGTGTTAGTATTCGGCAAAGTACGTTTGCTATCAGACGGCCATTATCGTCATATTGGATCCTATATGACCGGGCAACTTGCCGATATGGGGCGTACGGCCGTTCTAGAATGTGGATTACTTACGCTAATTCTCACGGAAAAACGAACCGCCCCCTGGGATCTTGGACATATCCGTTCAGTCGGACTATGGCCAGAGGATTATAAAGTCATTGTCGCCAAATCTGCTATCGCTTGGCAAGCTGCATTTGGTCCATATGCTAAAGCGGTCATTCATATCGATTCGCCAGGCTGCTGCAGTGCTAATCTGGGTCATTTTGATTACCATCATGTAAGTCGTCCCGTTTATCCTTTGGATGCTGAACCCATGCCCAGATATTTTTCTAACCATAATCGATAG
- a CDS encoding SMP-30/gluconolactonase/LRE family protein — protein MRYVCEKLTTNGVFTGGIEGPACDHEGYVYAVNYGKQGTIGKVSPDGSGEIWLELPNGSVGNGIRFNRAGDMFIADYVNHNIYQVPAGSKKISIFAHEPQMNQPNDIAITRDGYLFASDPNWDEGNGDLWMIDPTGKITKMESNMGTTNGVEVSPHDDILYVNESLQRKIWAYDLNAAKEISNKRLLIEFEDYSLDGMRCDMDGNLYVTRFGKGTIAKISPEGIVLLEIPLHGTDCTNICFGGPDGRRAYVTVSDQGNIQSFLVNTPGRCWGIWRD, from the coding sequence ATGAGGTATGTGTGTGAGAAATTGACAACAAACGGAGTCTTCACAGGTGGAATTGAGGGCCCAGCATGCGATCATGAGGGATATGTATACGCTGTAAATTATGGAAAGCAAGGAACGATTGGAAAGGTCTCCCCTGACGGTAGCGGTGAGATATGGCTGGAGCTGCCAAACGGAAGCGTTGGCAATGGTATAAGGTTTAATAGAGCCGGTGATATGTTTATAGCGGACTACGTTAATCACAATATATATCAAGTTCCAGCAGGAAGCAAAAAAATATCGATCTTCGCTCATGAGCCCCAGATGAACCAACCCAATGATATTGCAATAACGCGAGACGGCTATCTGTTCGCCAGCGATCCGAATTGGGATGAAGGAAACGGTGACTTATGGATGATAGATCCCACTGGTAAAATCACGAAGATGGAGTCTAATATGGGGACGACGAACGGCGTGGAAGTGAGTCCTCATGATGATATTCTCTATGTGAATGAATCATTACAACGCAAAATATGGGCATATGATTTGAATGCTGCTAAGGAAATAAGCAATAAGCGATTATTGATCGAGTTTGAGGATTATTCCTTAGATGGCATGCGTTGCGATATGGATGGCAATCTCTATGTCACACGTTTCGGTAAAGGAACGATCGCCAAAATATCACCAGAGGGAATCGTGCTGCTAGAAATTCCGCTGCATGGGACAGACTGCACCAATATATGCTTCGGAGGCCCTGATGGTCGTAGGGCTTACGTAACCGTATCGGATCAAGGAAATATCCAAAGCTTTCTTGTCAACACACCCGGCAGATGCTGGGGAATATGGAGGGACTAG
- a CDS encoding aspartate aminotransferase family protein, giving the protein MSYANSQSKLEQSKKYLAGGVASTLRAAMKPTPLFAASGKGARIRDIDNNEFIDYLLAYGPLILGHAHPSLTSALTEASLTSVAYGLQHEGEIELARLLCEILPCADKVALSGSGTEAVMLALRLARAHTGRRKVVRFHGHYHGWSDAIFTSFPSADMKQSANSPESEAQILPGTGGQSERSLEDVILLPWNDFEALEKLLREEHGQIAAVISEPVMCNSGCIKPKENYLAFMRALTDELGIVMILDEVITGFRLGLGGAHGKYGLKPDLVTVGKALGGGIAISAVAGNAEIMKHIELGTVSHLGTLNGNAAATAAAISTLRELASNGGSAYIQMNEVTNELVAGIRKLLIKHQIPGILNREGPVFHMMFTEQSIVEDFQAFNQRDAALYSQFAELMLNEGVLVRTNGLWYVSAVHGQQEIKDTLHAVDHALKQLKIK; this is encoded by the coding sequence ATGTCCTATGCAAATTCCCAAAGTAAGTTAGAACAGTCCAAAAAGTATTTAGCAGGTGGAGTGGCTAGCACGCTTCGAGCAGCTATGAAACCTACTCCACTATTTGCCGCTTCAGGGAAAGGAGCTCGAATTCGTGATATAGACAATAACGAGTTTATCGACTATTTGCTGGCATACGGTCCTCTCATTCTGGGACATGCCCACCCTTCCCTAACAAGTGCTTTGACGGAAGCATCCCTAACAAGTGTAGCGTACGGTCTTCAGCATGAAGGAGAGATTGAGCTTGCTCGCTTACTTTGCGAGATTCTCCCTTGCGCCGACAAAGTGGCCTTAAGCGGTTCCGGTACGGAGGCGGTAATGCTTGCTTTAAGGCTAGCGCGTGCTCATACGGGAAGAAGAAAAGTCGTTCGTTTTCACGGACATTATCACGGCTGGTCAGACGCGATATTCACCTCTTTTCCAAGTGCGGATATGAAACAGTCAGCGAATTCTCCCGAATCTGAGGCTCAGATCCTTCCCGGTACCGGGGGACAGAGCGAAAGGAGCTTGGAGGATGTTATTCTTTTGCCTTGGAATGATTTCGAGGCTTTGGAGAAATTGCTCCGCGAAGAGCATGGACAGATTGCAGCTGTCATTTCTGAGCCTGTAATGTGCAACTCCGGGTGCATTAAACCTAAGGAAAATTACTTAGCGTTTATGCGTGCATTAACGGATGAACTGGGCATTGTCATGATTTTGGATGAAGTTATCACCGGGTTCAGGCTTGGGCTAGGCGGTGCTCATGGCAAGTATGGATTGAAGCCTGATCTCGTAACCGTAGGCAAAGCATTGGGCGGTGGAATAGCAATCAGTGCTGTAGCAGGAAACGCCGAAATCATGAAACACATTGAACTCGGAACGGTGAGCCATTTAGGCACTTTAAATGGCAATGCTGCTGCTACCGCGGCTGCTATTTCTACCCTTCGCGAGCTTGCTAGCAACGGGGGCAGCGCCTATATCCAAATGAATGAAGTGACAAATGAACTAGTTGCAGGAATTCGTAAATTACTGATTAAACACCAAATTCCCGGCATTCTAAATCGTGAGGGTCCGGTATTTCATATGATGTTCACCGAACAATCGATTGTAGAGGACTTTCAAGCATTTAATCAGCGGGATGCAGCTTTATATTCTCAATTCGCTGAGCTTATGTTAAATGAAGGTGTGTTAGTTCGCACGAACGGGCTTTGGTACGTATCTGCTGTCCATGGCCAGCAGGAGATTAAAGATACCTTGCATGCCGTTGATCATGCTCTGAAGCAGCTTAAAATCAAATAA
- a CDS encoding fumarylacetoacetate hydrolase family protein: MKLVNLLNDNTSNLGVQTDHGIIDLKLALTMHPSDHHVNSEMMPLIRGGQEALGNLESYIATLPTNAESAFLLQVNSVTWAPCVPDPQKLICVGLNYRKHAEETNSPIPKYPILFNKFNNSLTGHHAEVVIPNVTKKLDYEAELAIIIGKKAKNVKVEEALSCVFGYTIANDLSARDLQTLTPQWMLGKSCDGFAPLGPSLVTADEVENPNQLDIQTLVNGELRQNSNTKDMIFHCDEIISFISRHMTLEPGDVILTGTPEGVVFGLPEHEQVYLQAGDEVTVRINKLGSLTNRFVAEG, translated from the coding sequence ATGAAACTTGTAAATCTTCTTAACGATAATACTAGTAATCTTGGAGTTCAAACCGATCATGGGATCATTGACCTCAAGCTCGCTCTAACCATGCATCCGTCAGATCATCATGTTAACTCTGAAATGATGCCGCTAATTAGAGGCGGACAAGAAGCATTAGGCAATTTGGAATCTTATATTGCAACGCTGCCTACTAATGCTGAATCCGCTTTTTTATTACAGGTAAATTCGGTGACATGGGCACCATGTGTTCCTGATCCGCAAAAGCTGATATGCGTAGGCTTGAACTATCGCAAGCACGCGGAGGAGACCAACTCTCCTATACCAAAGTACCCGATTTTATTCAATAAATTTAACAATTCACTTACAGGGCATCATGCAGAGGTTGTCATTCCTAACGTGACCAAAAAGCTTGATTATGAAGCAGAGCTCGCCATTATCATTGGCAAAAAAGCTAAAAATGTAAAGGTTGAGGAAGCATTGAGCTGCGTATTTGGATATACAATTGCAAACGATTTATCTGCGCGTGACTTGCAAACTCTTACACCGCAATGGATGCTAGGTAAGAGCTGCGATGGATTCGCACCGCTCGGTCCTTCTTTAGTCACGGCCGATGAGGTGGAGAATCCGAATCAGCTAGACATCCAAACCTTAGTGAATGGTGAATTGCGTCAGAACTCCAACACTAAAGATATGATCTTTCATTGTGATGAAATCATCAGCTTTATCTCGCGCCATATGACTTTGGAGCCGGGTGATGTGATCCTGACAGGAACTCCTGAGGGCGTTGTGTTCGGGTTGCCAGAGCATGAGCAAGTGTACTTGCAGGCAGGGGATGAGGTTACCGTTAGAATTAATAAGCTTGGATCGCTTACGAATCGTTTTGTGGCTGAAGGTTAA
- a CDS encoding phytanoyl-CoA dioxygenase family protein, giving the protein MIGAKEAQFYQENGYLLVKGVFNKEEIENMRAGVENIVQRAAAAKMVDNHAWQGDYLPPDELKKLVLKGFHDVHYHDASFTRAMVHPNMVAVLTQLIGPNVQIHHSKMLVKPPENGAAFPMHQDYPYFPHDKNTMLAASVHLDDTNEENGCLHVIPGTHKQGPLPHVGKHYLDHKEYPIASGVACEAEAGDVLFFNYLTIHGSGPNRSERTRRNVLYEYKAADDMPTEKVHINWGSGLMVAGENPNFQQAQPKFTLSGD; this is encoded by the coding sequence ATGATTGGAGCTAAAGAAGCGCAGTTTTATCAAGAAAACGGGTATTTGTTGGTAAAAGGTGTATTCAACAAAGAGGAAATTGAGAATATGCGTGCAGGTGTCGAAAATATCGTTCAACGGGCGGCTGCAGCGAAGATGGTGGATAATCATGCATGGCAAGGGGACTATCTGCCGCCAGATGAGCTTAAGAAGCTCGTGCTCAAGGGCTTCCATGATGTTCATTATCATGATGCAAGCTTCACACGGGCGATGGTGCATCCGAACATGGTTGCGGTTTTAACACAGCTCATTGGACCTAACGTGCAGATCCACCACTCTAAGATGCTTGTTAAGCCACCTGAGAATGGGGCGGCGTTTCCGATGCACCAGGACTATCCTTACTTTCCACATGACAAGAATACGATGCTTGCAGCAAGTGTGCATCTAGATGATACGAATGAAGAGAATGGCTGTCTGCATGTCATTCCTGGCACGCATAAGCAAGGTCCGCTTCCGCATGTGGGCAAACATTATCTCGACCACAAGGAGTATCCGATCGCAAGTGGAGTAGCTTGCGAGGCAGAAGCGGGGGATGTATTGTTCTTCAATTACTTGACGATTCACGGCTCTGGTCCGAATCGAAGTGAACGTACACGACGCAATGTCCTATATGAATACAAGGCAGCTGACGATATGCCGACAGAGAAAGTGCATATTAACTGGGGCAGCGGTCTCATGGTCGCGGGTGAGAATCCGAACTTTCAACAAGCGCAGCCTAAGTTCACGCTAAGCGGGGATTGA
- a CDS encoding AraC family transcriptional regulator translates to MKRWKEATDLLNQHALTLPGAELSFRVHYWGIDLQHFNNPIHKHSFFEVCYVREGSGDYEEPDTGMIYPLRKGTFFCSRPGVVHQIRSSSGLDLLHVAFEVNEAHSAPDAVERFRELASHAEVCVSDAAEHQAVALWTALLLPDRESNQLSASYTRPIAHVLLSAFADLFSPRAPKAQVHVRPADYLIRRAKLFIRDNLDRPITLEQVAGYLHLSKRHVSRIFSEGIHESFNHFVRKERVQSAAHMLKHTSVPIKTIAEETGFGTVHSFTRAFSQELGISPARYRNRMS, encoded by the coding sequence ATGAAAAGATGGAAAGAGGCGACCGATTTATTAAATCAGCACGCTCTGACTCTTCCTGGTGCAGAGCTGTCATTTCGTGTCCATTACTGGGGAATTGATCTTCAGCATTTCAATAATCCGATACACAAGCACTCCTTCTTCGAGGTATGCTATGTGCGGGAAGGCAGCGGTGATTACGAAGAGCCAGACACAGGGATGATCTATCCGCTGCGCAAGGGCACCTTCTTCTGCTCAAGGCCAGGTGTCGTCCACCAAATTCGCAGCAGCAGCGGACTAGATCTGTTACACGTTGCTTTCGAGGTCAATGAAGCCCATTCCGCACCGGATGCGGTTGAACGCTTCCGCGAGCTTGCTTCACATGCTGAGGTGTGCGTCTCAGACGCAGCAGAGCATCAAGCTGTTGCGCTGTGGACTGCCTTACTGCTGCCCGATCGTGAATCCAATCAGCTGTCAGCCTCCTACACGCGGCCGATCGCTCATGTGCTGTTATCCGCTTTCGCCGATCTTTTCTCGCCGCGCGCCCCCAAAGCTCAAGTTCATGTACGGCCAGCGGATTACCTAATTCGCCGTGCGAAGCTGTTCATTCGGGACAATCTCGATCGCCCGATTACTCTTGAACAAGTCGCTGGCTACCTGCACCTCTCCAAGCGACATGTCTCTCGTATATTCTCCGAGGGCATTCATGAATCGTTCAACCATTTCGTGCGCAAGGAAAGGGTTCAGTCGGCAGCCCATATGCTGAAGCATACATCAGTGCCAATTAAGACGATCGCCGAGGAGACAGGCTTCGGCACCGTTCACTCCTTCACACGAGCATTCTCACAGGAGCTAGGCATATCACCCGCTCGGTACCGAAACAGGATGAGTTAG
- the dgoD gene encoding galactonate dehydratase, which translates to MKITKFETFIVPPRWLFLKIETDEGIVGWGEPVIEGKAHTVQAAVDELMDLLIGKDPLRIEDHWQVMYRGGFYRGGSILMSAIAGIDQALWDIKGKYFNAPIYQLLGGACRDSMRVYSWIGGDRPSDVGLAALEKQQQGFTAIKMNATEEMQYIDSYHKVDQVVERIAAIRTATGPNFGIGVDFHGRVHKPMAKVLAKAIEPFRLMFIEEPVLPENNEALRDIANHTSTPIATGERMFSRWDFKSLLQDGYVDIIQPDLSHAGGITECKKIFAMAEAYDVAVAPHCPLGPIALAACLQVDATAHNAVIQEQSLGIHYNQGNDLLDYVTDPDVFAYEDGYVKIPQGPGLGITVNEEYVRRMSSESPHRWRNPIWRHKDGSVAEW; encoded by the coding sequence TTGAAAATTACAAAGTTTGAGACTTTTATCGTGCCACCCCGGTGGTTATTCCTGAAAATTGAAACGGATGAAGGGATTGTTGGATGGGGAGAACCTGTAATTGAAGGCAAGGCTCATACGGTGCAAGCGGCTGTAGATGAGCTTATGGATCTGTTAATCGGGAAAGATCCGCTTCGCATCGAAGACCATTGGCAAGTGATGTATCGTGGCGGGTTCTACCGTGGCGGATCGATACTGATGAGTGCAATCGCCGGGATTGATCAGGCGTTGTGGGATATTAAAGGAAAATATTTTAATGCCCCAATCTACCAGCTCCTTGGCGGGGCATGTCGTGATTCGATGCGTGTCTATTCCTGGATCGGCGGGGATCGACCGAGTGATGTTGGACTAGCGGCATTGGAGAAGCAACAGCAAGGCTTTACAGCGATTAAGATGAATGCAACGGAAGAGATGCAATATATTGATAGCTATCATAAGGTGGATCAAGTCGTGGAACGAATAGCAGCGATTCGTACAGCGACCGGTCCAAACTTTGGCATCGGCGTAGATTTTCACGGTCGTGTTCATAAACCAATGGCGAAGGTGCTCGCTAAAGCAATAGAGCCTTTCAGGCTGATGTTTATAGAAGAACCCGTGCTTCCAGAAAATAATGAGGCTCTCCGGGACATTGCTAATCATACTAGCACACCGATTGCGACGGGTGAAAGAATGTTCTCTCGCTGGGATTTCAAATCATTATTGCAAGATGGTTATGTGGATATTATTCAACCAGATTTATCGCATGCAGGCGGCATTACAGAGTGTAAGAAAATCTTTGCGATGGCGGAGGCTTATGATGTTGCAGTAGCTCCACATTGCCCACTAGGCCCTATTGCACTAGCTGCTTGTCTGCAAGTTGACGCGACCGCTCATAATGCAGTCATTCAGGAACAAAGCCTCGGGATTCATTATAACCAAGGGAATGATCTGCTGGATTATGTAACTGATCCTGACGTATTCGCCTACGAGGATGGGTATGTGAAGATTCCGCAGGGCCCTGGACTTGGTATTACAGTTAATGAGGAGTACGTCCGTAGAATGTCGTCGGAATCCCCGCATCGATGGAGAAATCCGATTTGGAGACACAAAGACGGATCGGTGGCCGAATGGTAG
- a CDS encoding bifunctional 4-hydroxy-2-oxoglutarate aldolase/2-dehydro-3-deoxy-phosphogluconate aldolase, with protein MNKAEQLKRLKESGIVAVIRKPAYNKVIQITDALVSGGVGALEVTVDTERAYEIIAQLKERYEGKALVGAGTVLDEKTAKEAIEAGADFIFSPILDEATIRLTNHYGRISIPGVMTPTEIVKGYQYGADLLKIFPGSSLGVNYIKELSAPLGHIPMMPTGGITLDNVGSFIRAGAVAVGIGSSLTDMKAIAEERYDELTELAQKFRLEIKKAREQGEG; from the coding sequence ATGAATAAAGCGGAACAGCTAAAGCGGTTAAAGGAGTCCGGCATCGTTGCAGTCATTCGAAAGCCTGCCTATAACAAAGTAATACAGATTACGGATGCACTGGTTTCAGGCGGTGTTGGAGCGCTGGAGGTTACGGTTGATACAGAAAGGGCATATGAAATTATTGCTCAATTAAAAGAGAGATACGAAGGCAAAGCCTTAGTTGGCGCAGGCACAGTATTAGATGAAAAAACAGCGAAGGAAGCGATTGAAGCGGGAGCAGATTTCATATTCTCTCCGATCCTGGATGAAGCGACGATCCGTCTAACCAATCATTACGGGCGTATCTCGATTCCAGGGGTCATGACGCCGACAGAGATCGTGAAGGGGTATCAGTACGGGGCAGACCTGCTCAAAATTTTCCCAGGCTCCTCGCTAGGCGTTAACTATATAAAAGAATTATCGGCTCCACTCGGACATATTCCGATGATGCCAACGGGTGGAATTACGTTGGACAATGTAGGCTCATTTATTCGCGCAGGTGCTGTGGCCGTAGGCATAGGAAGCTCTTTAACAGATATGAAAGCGATTGCGGAAGAACGATACGACGAGCTTACAGAATTAGCTCAAAAATTCAGATTGGAAATCAAGAAAGCTAGAGAACAGGGAGAGGGTTAA